A stretch of DNA from Bremerella alba:
GCAAAATCATGATGTACCACGATCCGTGATCGATCCAAGACACATTGGACACGGGGTCACTGGGGCCAGATCCGCCCCCGGCATTTCCTTTCATACGAGAGCCGGGAACCAAAGTATTGTGCGTGTCGTGGTAGTTGTGCATTGCTAAGGCCAATTGCTTTTGCTGATTGGTGCATTGCATACGACGGGCAGCTTCCCGCGCTTGTTGGACAGCCGGCAAAAGCAAAGCGATCAAAATCCCAATGATTGCGATGACGACTAAAAGTTCCACCAGGGTAAAGCCGCGTTTTATTTGAACGTTCAAAGAGAATAGCTCCACTGACATGTAGGAAAAGAATGAAAACAAAACGCTTCGCAAGATCTCTAGTAACGCTGAAAACGAATCCGGATTGCCATGAGAAAGTTCGCAATGAGATGCCTGCGGGCTACAGCGGGCTACTTGTCTCGATGCACAAGGCTTTTTCCAGTCTGGCATTATCCATAGGCAGACAGATGAAATCCATTGCCTCAATTAGTTAATCTATTGCGTAATATTGTCATCCGACATTAAACTGAATTCGTTAGATATTGCCCTTCGTGGCTCAATTACTGGGTTTTCACCCAAAAGGTCCTCGGCGTGCCATGCCAGTGTGTGTTGAATGTCCGATCGATTTCAAATTGCTCTCCTCGTCGAAACGTCACGCGGCCACGGTAGGCAGATTATCGAGGGTGTGGCTCGTTATTCTGCGGAGCACGGTCCTTGGTCGCTTCGCATGGAGCCACGTAACCTCAATGATCCTCCACCAAGTTGGCTAAAATTCTGGGATGGCGATGGAATTATTGTCCGATGCGACTCTGCAGCTATGGCCAAGGCTATTCAGGCAACAAAGCTTCCAGTAATCGATGTGCGCGGTGGAGTTCCCGAGGCTAATTTCCCACTGGTTGGTGTTGATAATAATGCCATTACAGATGCCTCGTTCGAGCATTTTCAGCAGCGGGGATATCGGCATATCGCTTGGTACGATTTCGGGATCCGTAAACTCAGCTGGGGCAACCAACGCCGAGCACGATTGATCCAGCGTGCCAACCAAACCGGCATCACTTGCAGTGTCTTTTCAACAAAGCAGAAAAGGCCAAGTATCACGACGCAATCACAACACGCGTTTAGCGACCTTATCAACTGGCTCGCTCAACTTCCGCGCCCAACTGGGATTTTGGCTTGCGATGACGAACAGGCTCACTTGATATTGGACGCCGCTCAGCATTTGGAAATACAAGTCCCCAATGACTTAGCCGTCCTTGGAATTGACAATGACGAAGTGTTTTGTCGTGTCTCCAACCCTCCTCTGAGTAGCGTCGACGTCAACGCTGTGGCGGTTGGGTACAAAGCGGCTGAAATGCTTCACCGGCAATTGCAAAATAAGCAGGTTCCTAGTCGGACACTACTTCCGCCACGCGGAGTCGTCACGCGACAGTCTTCAGATATTATCGCCGTAGAAGATCCAGAGGTCGCGTCAGCGCTTAACTACATTCGCGAGAATGCTTGCCAACCAATTCAAGCGTCAGACGTAGCTGAATTCTTATCTGTATCAAGAAGTACGTTAGATCGATACTTCCAAGTCGCCATTGGGCAGACCACGACTGATGCGATCATGCAAGCGCGACTTGGTCAAGTTAAAACGGATCTTGTTAATACCGACCTACCTCTGAAATCGATCGCAGCCCGATCAGGCTTTGCTTCGGTTCAACACCTGGCCAACCTCTTTCGAGAACGTGTTGGTACAACGCCGGGCAACTACCGCAAAGACATGCGATATTAAGGAGCGTTCGCCTAATTGCGATCTAAGTTCTTTCTCTGGGTGACTTCGCTTCTTCGCTTTACAAACGAGCGGGGTTCACTGGCACGGTGGGCGTCTTGCCTGACGCTTTCTTTTTCAGTTTGATGCGTAGCGATGCCATCACCGCTTGGGCTCGCTCGTCAGGATCTTGAGCCAGGTTATGAAACTCGTTCGGA
This window harbors:
- a CDS encoding AraC family transcriptional regulator, with product MSDRFQIALLVETSRGHGRQIIEGVARYSAEHGPWSLRMEPRNLNDPPPSWLKFWDGDGIIVRCDSAAMAKAIQATKLPVIDVRGGVPEANFPLVGVDNNAITDASFEHFQQRGYRHIAWYDFGIRKLSWGNQRRARLIQRANQTGITCSVFSTKQKRPSITTQSQHAFSDLINWLAQLPRPTGILACDDEQAHLILDAAQHLEIQVPNDLAVLGIDNDEVFCRVSNPPLSSVDVNAVAVGYKAAEMLHRQLQNKQVPSRTLLPPRGVVTRQSSDIIAVEDPEVASALNYIRENACQPIQASDVAEFLSVSRSTLDRYFQVAIGQTTTDAIMQARLGQVKTDLVNTDLPLKSIAARSGFASVQHLANLFRERVGTTPGNYRKDMRY